The proteins below come from a single Motilibacter peucedani genomic window:
- a CDS encoding DUF6912 family protein, translated as MTTRVYLPGTAATLAVLLAERRLGPAPLAARAVTRALREAWPEGDEEELEFSAGADAAYDSLELLAADPGVPRRVVLAADVDDSTVELDPERGLSAVVVTAEVRLAAVASVHADEAPAEERVRAALAALPAAAAGDEAAERVVDAVEDDDLLWWATQEVGDLLSELGLPG; from the coding sequence GTGACGACCCGCGTCTACCTGCCGGGCACCGCCGCCACGCTGGCCGTGCTGCTGGCCGAGCGCCGCCTCGGGCCGGCGCCGCTCGCCGCGCGCGCCGTCACGCGCGCCCTGCGCGAGGCCTGGCCCGAGGGCGACGAGGAGGAGCTGGAGTTCTCCGCCGGCGCCGACGCCGCCTACGACTCGCTCGAGCTGCTGGCCGCCGACCCGGGCGTGCCGCGGCGGGTGGTGCTCGCCGCCGACGTCGACGACAGCACCGTGGAGCTGGACCCGGAGCGGGGGCTCAGCGCCGTCGTCGTCACCGCTGAGGTCCGGCTCGCGGCCGTCGCCAGCGTCCATGCCGACGAGGCGCCCGCCGAGGAGCGCGTCCGCGCAGCCCTCGCGGCGCTGCCGGCCGCCGCGGCGGGCGACGAGGCCGCCGAGCGCGTCGTCGACGCCGTCGAGGACGACGACCTGCTGTGGTGGGCCACCCAGGAGGTCGGCGACCTGCTGTCCGAGCTCGGGCTCCCGGGCTGA
- a CDS encoding YczE/YyaS/YitT family protein has product MLTTHLGTDPYGLLVSGVSESSGLSYGLANAVVGLLLVVAWCGLGRRLPGLGSVVQPLVTGATANLALDLLPDAQDAPLAVRIGLLALGIVTMGTGAGLYLGAALGPGPLEGAAVTVSELRGWSFARVYTPLLVVCVVTGAALGGTLGAGTLVAALCLGPLVEAVRSRTDAGGAEPPVRG; this is encoded by the coding sequence GTGCTGACGACGCACCTGGGCACCGACCCGTACGGCCTGCTGGTCTCGGGCGTCAGCGAGTCCTCCGGCCTGAGCTACGGGCTCGCCAACGCGGTCGTCGGGCTGCTGCTCGTCGTCGCGTGGTGCGGCCTCGGTCGCCGCCTGCCGGGGCTGGGCAGCGTCGTGCAGCCGCTGGTGACCGGTGCGACCGCGAACCTCGCGCTCGACCTGCTGCCCGACGCGCAGGACGCACCGCTCGCAGTGCGGATCGGGCTGCTCGCGCTCGGCATCGTCACCATGGGCACCGGCGCCGGGCTCTACCTCGGCGCTGCGCTCGGGCCCGGACCGCTCGAGGGAGCCGCCGTGACCGTCTCGGAGCTGCGCGGCTGGAGCTTCGCCCGGGTCTACACCCCGCTGCTCGTCGTCTGCGTCGTCACGGGCGCCGCGCTCGGCGGCACTCTCGGCGCGGGCACCCTGGTGGCGGCGCTGTGCCTCGGCCCGCTGGTCGAGGCTGTGCGGAGCCGCACCGACGCGGGCGGCGCCGAGCCCCCGGTGCGAGGATGA